GTGGCCCAGGTCGGCGGCCAGAAACAGGATTTCGTCCTTGCGCTGGTTTTTCATGGCCGTGGTCAGCTTGGCCAGCATATCCTGCAGGTACCAGGGCAGGCGGCCGTGCTTGTCCAGCGTTTCGGCGTCGTATTTTTTGTAGGCATCGGCAGCGGCTTGCGGTATCTCCGCTACCGGGCCATACTCTTCCAGATCGATGTAGTGCCGCGGAAACTCGGCTTTGTCGTTGATGCTGTACTTGCGCGAATCGGGGATGACCGATTCCGTCACCACGTAATCGATGTGGTTGTAGAAGAACGTGCGCATGGCCGCGGGCAGGGCCAGCACGGCCGCGCGGTTGATGCGTTGGTGGCCCCAGTTGCCCCAGGCAAACAGCAGCGAGGGAGCGGTAAGCAGCAGAGCCGTAGCCAATACCAAACGGCGGCTGCGGCGGCTAAAGTTGAACATACGTAGCGTAGGCATAAGAAAAAGAAAAGGCAAATATCTGGGCTTGGCAGGCATCGGCCAAATACCGATTTGTGAATCAGGGTTTTGGGTAATCAATTTCCTGACTCTTTGTAGGTTGAAGCCGAAGCAGGCCGTTGCAGCTATGGCCTGCCTGGCCGGCGGCGCTTGCTTTGCACCTAGGGATAAGTCAATTACTGTGGTTTCGCCGGCAATGCCGTGAGCCGGCAATGCCCGTGCGGCCCCGGGCGGCGGCCCAGGCCGTGCACATGCCCGGCGGCGCGGCGGCTGGCATGTTTTGGGGGCGGCAGCGGCGCGGGGCCGCGCTGGTGCGCTTATATTTCTGCGCATTTTGGCGGCCGTAGCACCGCCTGTCACTTCCGAATCTACAAGCCGCGGTATGCGCAACGATCTGGCTCTTATCGACCTGTTGGTCTTTCTCATTTACCTCGTGGGCGTATCGTTGTACGGCTACTACATCTACCGCCAAAAAAAGCGTACCGAATCCGATTCGAAGGACTTTTTCCTGGCCGAAGGCTCCCTGACGTGGTGGGCTATCGGGGCCTCCATGATTGCCTCCAACATTTCGGCCGAGCAGTTCATCGGTATGTCGGGCGGCGGTTTTGTGCAGGGCATTGCCATTGCGGCCTACGAGTGGGTAGCGGCGCTCATCCTGATTTTCGTGGCGGTGTTCTTCATGCCGATTTACCTGCGCGAGAAGATTTACACCATGCCGCAGTTTCTGGAGCAGCGCTACAACGCCACGCTTAGCCTGATTATGAGCGTGTTCTGGCTGTTCCTGTACGTGCTCGTCAACCTCACGGCCATTTTGTACCTAGGGGCGCTGGCCATCAACAACATCGTGGGCGGCGAAAGCTTCCACCTGATACTGCTGGCCCTGGCCCTGTTTGCCTTGTTGCTGACCCTAGGCGGCATGAAGGTGGTGGGCTACACCGACGTGGTGCAGGTAACGGTGCTCATCATCGGCGGCCTGGCCACCACGTACATCGCCCTCACGCTCGTCAGCCAGCAGTTTGGCCTTGGCAACGATGTGCTGGCCGGTTTTTCGGCCATGATGCGCGACGCCGACGACCACTTCCACATGATTTTCGAGAAGCCCGGCCCCGCCGCCTCCACGGCCGAAACGGCGCGTTACCTGGCCCTGCCGGGCCTGGCCATGTACGCCGGCGGGCAGTGGGTGGCCAACCTCAACTACTGGGGCTGCAACCAGTACATTACGCAGCGCGCCCTAGGTGCCGACCTGAACACGGCGCGCACGGGCATCCTGTTCGCGGGCCTGCTCAAGCTCATCATGCCCGTAATCGTGATGCTGCCGGGCATTGCGGCCTACGTGCTGCACAAAAACGGCGGCCTGCAGGCCGAAATGGCTTCCACCGGCGCCTTCAACCCCGACAACGCCTACTCAGCCATTCTCACCTTTCTGCCCAACGGCCTGAAGGGCATGGCGTTGGCCGCCCTCACGGCAGCCATCGTGGCCTCGCTGGCCGGCAAAGCCAACTCCATTTCCACCATCTTCACGCTCGATATCTACAAGCGCTACCTCAACCCCCAGGCCGACGAAAAGCAGCTGGTGTGGGTGGGCCGCCTCACCATTCTGGCCGCCATGCTGCTGGCCGTGTTCCTGACGTGGAAGGACGTGCTCGGCATCAGCGGCGAAGGCGGTTTCACGTTTATTCAGAAGTACACGGGCTTTATCTCGCCGGGCATCGTGGCGGTGTTTGTGCTGGGCATGTTCTGGCGGCGCACCAGTGCCCCGGCCGCGGTAGCGGGTATTCTGGCGGGTTTCCTGCTGTCGGTGCTGTTCAACAACTACGCGCCCACGCTGTTCGGGCCCGAAACGGTGCTCTACTCGGCCTTCCGCAATGCCCAGGGCGCCTACGAAATTCCTTTCCTGGTAAGCATGGGTTGGTCGTTCTTCTTCACGGTGGCGCTCATGGTGGTCATCAGCCTGTTCGGCCCGCGGGTGAACCCCAAAGCTCTGGTACTGAATGCGGCCATGTTCCGGGTGAGCCCGCAAAACACTTTCCTCATTGTACTGATTTTGCTGATGGTATCGGCGCTCTACGTAAAGTTCTGGTAGGCGCTGTAGCGCGGAACGGATTTCCGCGCTACACATGACCAACTACCCCCTCGACATGGAACGGTGGAAGATTTTGAAATCGGAGCTGGTGGTAAACCACCGCTGGTACAAGCTGCGGCGCGACCACGTGGAACTGCCCACCGGCCAGGTGCTCGACGACTACTTCGTGAGCGTGCGGCCCAACGTGGTGCTGGTGTTTCCGCTCACGGCCGATAACCAGGTGGTGCTGGTGCGCCAGTACAAGCACGCCGCCGCCGATGTGTTTATCGAGCTGCCCGGCGGCGTGGTTGATGAAGGCGAAAGTACCCCGCTCGAAGCCGCCCGCCGCGAGCTGCTCGAAGAAACCGGCTACGCCTCCGACGACGTGGAGCAGGTGCTGGACGTAACCGACAACCCCACCAAAGACACCAACCGCATCTACTTTTTCGTGGCCCGCAACGCCCGGCGCGTAGCCGGGCAGCAGCTCGACGACACCGAAAACATTGAGGTGCTTACGGTGCCGCTGCACGAGATTGAAGGCCTCGTGATGAGCGGGCAGATACGCGTAGCCGGCTCGGTGGCGCTTTGCCTGCTGGCCCTGCGCAAGCTGCAGCCCGCGGGCACCTAGGCCGAGGTGCCGCCGGTCTCGCGCGCCATTTTATCTTCCTGCTTCTCAATGGTATCGAGCACGTGCTCGGGGTTCACGTCTTTGGCCAGCTCCGGAATTTCGGGGTCGTTGGCGGCCTCGATGCCCATTTTGCGCGCTATTTCGGTGGTCAGGATGATAAGCCGCGTGATTTCGTGCTCCGAGAGCAGGCTGACTTGCAGGTCGAGGTCGGCGCGTTTGTCGGCCACGGCGGCCATGCGGTTTTGGCTGATGAGCACGAACGTGGACAGGAAGATGGCCTCGACGGAGGCAAACATAGCCAGCACCACAAACGACTCGTCGAACGGCTTGAGGCCCAGCCAGCCCAGGTTCCAGACAATCCAGAGGCCGAACAGCCCTAGGTGAATAAACACAAACGTCATGCTGCCGGTAAAGCGCGTAACGCCGTCGGCAAGGCGCTCCTGCCAGTTTTTGCGCTCGTCGTGCTGGCGCTGGCGTTGCAGCAGCGCATCGATGTTGCGTTCAACGATATCGGCCATGCCGGACTGCCCGGCCCGCAGCGGCTGGTTATTGGAAGCGAAGGATGTCATAGCTGAAAACGTAGGGGGAGTGTGGTATACGTCTCAGCAAAAGGCCCGGCTGGACAGTTAAGCCGCGCCTGTGCCCTGAATCGCAGCCTGGTTGTGCCTGAAAAGTGATGCCGCGTTTCTTGAGCGTCATGCTGAGCTTGTCGAACCGGAGGTCGGCGTAGCCAAGCATTTCTACCGCTTCGTTGGATAGTAGAATACTATCCGTAGAGATGCTTGGCTACGCCGATCTTCGGTTCGACAAGCGGACGCCAGATGAAGCAGGACCGTTTCATCCTTTTCAGATACCGCCTGGCTCGACGGTGCCGCTGGTGACGTGCGCTGCCTCACGGGCCTGCGGGTTACTCCGCCGCGAGCAGCTTTTGCGCTGCCTGCTGGCCGCTGGCCAGTGCTGCCTCCACGGTGCCCATGGCGTGGCCTTCGTACAGGGCTTCGCCGGCAAAAAAGAGCGTGTTGGCTACGGGCTGCGCCAGCACTGCCCGCGCCTCGGCTGCCCCCACGGTGGCGTAGGCATAAGCACCTAGGGCAAAAGCATCGGCCCCCCAGTTAGCTACTTTGTGGGCCACCAACTGCTCGCGCACGGTTGCGGGGCTGCAGCCGAGCAAGTACGCCACCGATTCCAGGGCCTGCTGCAGCACCTCGGCGGGCGGGGTGTGGCGCAGCTTATCGGCGGCGGGGCCGGCCACCCAGCCCGTTAGCAACGGGCGCGCGTCGGGCCGCTGCGACCACCACGTGGGCACCGGCGCATCCGAAAACAAGAAACCCAGGTTGGGCAACGGCCGCTGCAAGGCCGGGCCGGCGGTTTCCCAAAACGTTGTCTTGAACTCCAGCAGCACTTTAATCACGGGGCCAAAACCTAGCGCCTGGGCAGCCGCGCGGTGCTCGGGCAACCCGGGCCGAAACTGCACATTGCCAGGTTGGCCGGCGCCGGCCTGCAGCACACCCAGCGGTAGCGTGAGCAGCACTTGCCGGGCCGCAAATTGCTGGCCGTTGGTGCACCGCACCTCGCCGCGGCCGGGTTGCCACTGCACCGTTTGCACCACGTGCCCTAGGTGCATTTCGCAGCCAGCGGAACGGCAGGCATGGGCCAGGTGCTCAATAAGTTGTCCGTAGCCGCCGGCAGGGCGGGGCGAGTCTTCGGCGCCGCCGGCGGCCCACTCGTCGCGCAGGGCAAATACGCTTACGCGGTGGGCATCGGCGGCATCGTAGCCCTCGGCAAAGCGCGTTGCCCAGGTGCGCAGGGCGGCGTACTGATCATCGGCGAAATAGCGGGCCAGGTAATCGGCCAGGGTCATGTCGTGCTCGAGGGTTTGCAGGTGCTCCAGCAGCGTGGGCAATTCCTCGAACATGCTTTCGGAAGCTTGCACCTCGCCGTTTTCCACTTCGTACAGCTCGCCCGCCGTATCGTGGCAGGCCACGTGGGCCTCGGCCAGCAGGCTGCGGGTCAGGGGTACGTCGCCGTGCAGAAACTCGGCACCCAGCTCGGTGGGGGCGGTAAAACCCTCGCCGGTAAAGGTGTAGATGCGGCCGCCCAGGCGGGGGCGCGCTTCCAGCACCACCACGCGTTTGCCGGCCTGGCTTAGCTCGCGGGCCGCCATTAAGCCAGCCGCGCCGGCGCCTACAATCAGTACGTCTGCTTCTGTCATGTCGGGCACTCCTACAATCGGCCTCGCCGAAAGGTTTTGGGCCGGAAGGCAAGTTAGCGTGCGGCTGCGCTTGAAGGTTTAGGTTAAGCATCTCTACTGTTTCGCCGGCACGTCATGTCGAGCGCAGTCGAGACATCTCGCGTGCGGTCGTCCGTTAGCATACACTCCCCCTCTCCTTTTGGGGAGGGGGCCGTGCCCCGGAGGGGTCCCGTGAGGTCCTGACATGATAAGGTCCTTCCTGCGTCAGGATGACAATACTATCCGGCGAGATGTCTCGACTGCGCTCGACATGACGTGCCGACGAAGCGGTAGAGACGCTTGCCTTGCGCCGACCTGCGGTTCGACCAGCGCAGCATGACGTACGAAATTGAATGTCAGCAACCACACAATTGCGCGCCCAGGCACAGCGCATAGGCGGATGTGCAACGGTGCGGCGGGCCCGTATTGGCTTAAGACCAAACGCCACCTAGGGACCGAAGCGGCCGCTATTGAAGCTGGCGCAAGGTAGTGTCGAGGGGGTGGGCGAGCAGCAGCCGGCGGCATTGCTGCTGCAGCAAGGTTTGTTGCTGGCGTTTTTCCTGGCCCTTGAACAAGCGCAGGTTGTTGCGGCCGCGCGGGGCGCGGCGCAGGTTCACGTAGGTGAGGTTGCGCCCCGGGCGCCGGGCAGGCTCGTCGCGCAAAATGCGGCCCACGCGTTTGGCGTTGTTGCCCAGCAAGGCCTGAAACGGGCTCAGGCCCAAATACAAATTGGCCTGCCCGCTAAGGTTGTAAAAGCCGCTGACATCGAGGTCGGTGAGGTTGCTGTTGAGGTGCAGCGAGGGGATGAGCACGGTGCCCCGGTCGAAGAAGAAGCGCGAGCTGACGGGCTCGAATACCAGATGACTGGTGCGGCGGGCGCCGGCCAGCTTAAAGGCCTGTTCGAGCGCGGCCACGTTCAGCAGCTCCAGGTTGAGTACGTCGGCGCTGGCGTAGCCCACGGTGCGGCCCGCGGCCGGCAAAAAGTTGGCATCGAGGGTGGTGCGTACGTCGGCGTTGCAGTGCAAGGTGCCGCGGATGTTCTGGCTGCCCAGCACATCGAACTGCAGGGCATCGGCCAACCGGAAAAGCTGCGGCAGGGCCACGTTGCCCAAATCGAGCTGGGCATGCAAGGGGTGCAAGCCCTGCACCGCCGTGGTTTG
The sequence above is drawn from the Hymenobacter sp. YIM 151858-1 genome and encodes:
- a CDS encoding sodium:solute symporter family transporter: MRNDLALIDLLVFLIYLVGVSLYGYYIYRQKKRTESDSKDFFLAEGSLTWWAIGASMIASNISAEQFIGMSGGGFVQGIAIAAYEWVAALILIFVAVFFMPIYLREKIYTMPQFLEQRYNATLSLIMSVFWLFLYVLVNLTAILYLGALAINNIVGGESFHLILLALALFALLLTLGGMKVVGYTDVVQVTVLIIGGLATTYIALTLVSQQFGLGNDVLAGFSAMMRDADDHFHMIFEKPGPAASTAETARYLALPGLAMYAGGQWVANLNYWGCNQYITQRALGADLNTARTGILFAGLLKLIMPVIVMLPGIAAYVLHKNGGLQAEMASTGAFNPDNAYSAILTFLPNGLKGMALAALTAAIVASLAGKANSISTIFTLDIYKRYLNPQADEKQLVWVGRLTILAAMLLAVFLTWKDVLGISGEGGFTFIQKYTGFISPGIVAVFVLGMFWRRTSAPAAVAGILAGFLLSVLFNNYAPTLFGPETVLYSAFRNAQGAYEIPFLVSMGWSFFFTVALMVVISLFGPRVNPKALVLNAAMFRVSPQNTFLIVLILLMVSALYVKFW
- a CDS encoding NUDIX hydrolase, with product MTNYPLDMERWKILKSELVVNHRWYKLRRDHVELPTGQVLDDYFVSVRPNVVLVFPLTADNQVVLVRQYKHAAADVFIELPGGVVDEGESTPLEAARRELLEETGYASDDVEQVLDVTDNPTKDTNRIYFFVARNARRVAGQQLDDTENIEVLTVPLHEIEGLVMSGQIRVAGSVALCLLALRKLQPAGT
- a CDS encoding DUF1003 domain-containing protein; its protein translation is MTSFASNNQPLRAGQSGMADIVERNIDALLQRQRQHDERKNWQERLADGVTRFTGSMTFVFIHLGLFGLWIVWNLGWLGLKPFDESFVVLAMFASVEAIFLSTFVLISQNRMAAVADKRADLDLQVSLLSEHEITRLIILTTEIARKMGIEAANDPEIPELAKDVNPEHVLDTIEKQEDKMARETGGTSA
- a CDS encoding flavin monoamine oxidase family protein, whose protein sequence is MPDMTEADVLIVGAGAAGLMAARELSQAGKRVVVLEARPRLGGRIYTFTGEGFTAPTELGAEFLHGDVPLTRSLLAEAHVACHDTAGELYEVENGEVQASESMFEELPTLLEHLQTLEHDMTLADYLARYFADDQYAALRTWATRFAEGYDAADAHRVSVFALRDEWAAGGAEDSPRPAGGYGQLIEHLAHACRSAGCEMHLGHVVQTVQWQPGRGEVRCTNGQQFAARQVLLTLPLGVLQAGAGQPGNVQFRPGLPEHRAAAQALGFGPVIKVLLEFKTTFWETAGPALQRPLPNLGFLFSDAPVPTWWSQRPDARPLLTGWVAGPAADKLRHTPPAEVLQQALESVAYLLGCSPATVREQLVAHKVANWGADAFALGAYAYATVGAAEARAVLAQPVANTLFFAGEALYEGHAMGTVEAALASGQQAAQKLLAAE